DNA sequence from the Alosa alosa isolate M-15738 ecotype Scorff River chromosome 2, AALO_Geno_1.1, whole genome shotgun sequence genome:
gtgtttgtgtgttctgtttgGGGAGGAGCTTGCGTAAGATTAATGTGCGGTAACTGTGATCCATGCTGTTTTTAATACAGAAGTGTACCACATGCACAGAGGTATTTGAGAGTTTTATTCAGTGCACACAtttggagatgtgtgtgtgtgtatgtatgtatatacactGAGAAGACACATTCACAGGTACAGGAATATGGAGTTATGTAATGAAGTTATACAAACATGTGTATGGAGAAGCCACCAAGGACTGCCTCAGTGCACAACTTGCTTAGCACCCCTTGCAATGGATCGAGGTACTGCACAAAGTAGAAAAACATTTGTTTACAGATATAAAtactttaaataataataatagtccaACTAATTAGGAGTTATTTTCCTCTGCCTCAGAATACAAAATTTAAGGTTTGATAATGCTTCAAtttgttaaatgtatttatttatttacgtttATTTGACAGGGACAATGCACAATATATAATTGGGCCAGATTATAGCCACAAGGCTAATTTACATCTGTTGTCCATGATTGCCACAAACCAACCATCCACCAGGTAAATACTGAGCGAGGCTGATAGCTGCAAGGTATAGACACCTACATACATTCAGGGCTGGACTTTGCTCATCAcatgtgttttgagtgtgtttgcTCATCGCAGAAACCAGGAGGTGTGTGAACTATATTATGTGCTCATGTGGTGCTCTCGAGGGCAGAGACTGTTGACTTTCAGCCAGCTATATCCTCAGGCAGCAGAGTTTGTTTACATTATCAGGTGTCTCCTACGCTGGACGAAAAGCCACTCCATATGAATCATCTGCACCAGTAGGCTATGCTACTGGCTTAGAACACACTATCCCAGCATATAATATGGATGGAGTTTCTCCCAGACACTgggaaataaactttgcagtcGACCATATCTGTAAGCCTTAGATTTCCGGTCAGCACACAGCTAACCTAAATAATGTTACTAGAATTTTAAGTTAAGGAGCCATTACCAATGTGTGTCTATGCCGTGAACATCATGTGTCTGCAAACGTGTCTGAGTTCAGCCCTTGCCAATCTCACAGCTGTAACAGCCACGACGGGACAAATGTGCTATGTGACGTTACCCCAACCCCAGGTCCTAGCATGCTTCATACAAAGCATGCATCTTCATGTctttaaaatgcaattccaGCTTCATCAGCCTTGAAACACAAATGGTAGACTGTCTTGATTAGAAAACAAAATAAGAAATAAGACTATGATATCCTGGCTCAGGccaacaatcacacacagaggtaTGCATGAGGTCAACTGTTACAGTAAGATACAGTCACACACGTCAAGTGACAATAGAACTTGAGTTATTCTCAGATATCAGAAGAGAGAAACTGTAGAACAGCTGAAACTCTTGTGTCTCTGGCTCTGGTTGACTAGTGTTGGGTGGATCTTTCCCTATTTTACAATAAAATGAGCACCTTGCTAAACTCCATAGGCTTACAAAAGTAATGGGTTATATCAGTTTGAGGAAATTGGCACCCAAAATGTACTTAATCATATTTCATAATAGTAATTCACTATCACAATGGATACTTACAGAGGCaatgaacataaaaaacaaGTCTTAAACAAGTCCTCACCCACCCTGTTGCCTACATTTTAAGTAACAAATATTATTTGCAAAAATAATATCATGAATAAAATTTGAACGTATTAATGCAAAACAAAGCACACGTTTGCCAAGAACATTCTCCTGGACAGAAGAGAACGTAGAACGTGTGTGAGAGCGGTGAGCGGAACACTGCCCTGGGCTGCTCACTGTCATTCTTGAACACTTAACAACAACAGCCTGACAAAGAGGCCTTCTGTCCTGCACTGTTGCGTAAGGGCAGAGATAGCAACTTAAACATGTCACATGAAGAATGGCTACCTCTGAAAAGCAAACCCGACCTGTCAGTGTGGCCGCTCACTCTTGGGTCAGTTCTGGCTAGCGCAGTGAAAGTGAGACACGGCCTGGAACAAACGCGGCCTTCTCGTCCTTTGTGTCACCTTAGCTTTAGCCATGCCAGCAAGAAAGGGGCAGGTCCGAGGTGGGCTTGGACCAGTAGCCTCTGTGCCCAGTCAGGGGACAAATACTGCAGTAAAACTGGCCGCGTTAAAAACCTGAAGCTGTCATGGACACACTAGTGAAAGCTCTCAGCAGACGATCATGCTCTAGATAAGCTTTAGTCAGAGAACAACGTCAGCTTAGACTGTACAATAATCTACAAAACATAAGGTCAAAATTTACAAAGATAAAAACAGCATCTGAGTCTAGAAGAGACGCTGTGTTGCTCTGTGTCCTGGGGAGGTGGGCCTTATATACAGAGTGTGCTACTCAGATGTGGCTGCTACGGCTACAAACAAAGCCACttctctgacctctgaccctgcaCGGTTTAATGTTTATAAACACTGAGCACTGAGCGGACTTGTGCGTCTTTATCCTGAATCTGCCGCTACTCTGCAGTCCAGGAGGCTACTGCTactatggctgtgtgtgtgtgtgtgtgtgtgtgtgtgctcgtgctgTTCTCAGAGCTTGAGCAGCATGTCCTGGAAGCTCTGCAGGCCGTGGTGGCCACTCTGCCCGTTAGTGCCAGTCTGGGCTGGCATCAGCAGCACCTGCCGGGCGTCGCTCACGCTGGCCAGCGAAAGGGCATCGTACAGGTCAGGCATGCTGACCGCACCTGGTTTATCCTGGGAGACagaggagtacacacacacacacacacacacacacagggacagggTTGAATGAGAGGCTGAGTGTACTGACTGATCTTTTCAGCTCTTAAAATCACACTgagcacttcacacacacacacacacacacacacacaccccacacacacacacacacatgttcgtgtctgtgtatttgagagagagagagggacagagagagagagagagcgagaaagagagtgagagagagaaagagagagggagagaggacgaGTGTgcaagtctgtctgtgtgggtctCCTGACCTGCTTGTTGCCCAGCACCACGACGGGCAGTCTGGCGTCAGCTTTGAGTAGTCGGTGCAGCTCACTCCTGGCCTGGGGCAGCCTCCTGCGGTCAGCCGAGTCCACCACGTACACCAGCATGTGCGTGCGCCGCAGGTAATCTGCCCAGTACACACGCAGGTCTTCAGCACCTCCAACTGCAATGGCAGAGCAGCGTCAGGGTCAGGAGGGTGGTGCGCTACATGCCACCAAAGAATTTAGGACTTAAGACTTTGGATGGAGCGCTCACACACGAGAATAACAAAGCCAtgcaatcaacacacacacacacacacacacacacactcatgagcaTAACAAAGCCATGTAATCATTTCAAAACGTGATGTTTTATAAATGGTTTTTGCCCATTGGGTTTTTCCCCAAATTCAGGGCAGACTGGGACCTTCTGCtccccccccgacacacacacacacacactcatctctgcACTGAtagccccctcacacacacacactcatctctgcACTGatagcccccccccacacacactcacacatacacactcatctctGCACTGatagcccccacacacacacacacacacacacacacacacactcatctctgcACTGATAGCCCTTTCATGTGTTGCAACTGTAATGCTACAGGCTTCTCCATATAACATAAACAGATGCTTCTATCTCTGCATCAGacatgcacggacacacacactcaacactttCACTCTACTACACACTTACAATCTGCAATGTGTAAACACACAGCAAGCATCTCACAGAAGGGTGGTGTGTAATTATATattggagactgtgtgtgtgtgcgtgtgtgtgtgtgtgtgtgtgtgcaagtatgtgcatatgtgtgtgtgtgtgtgtctgccaaatTCTCATTGCCAAATGTTCAGCTTCACATCACTGCACAGCAGGTGTGGTTAGCAGGTGCGTTGAGGCAACACAAAccgcctcctcacacacacgcacacacacacacacacgcacacacacacacacacacacacacacagacacagaaaagaTGAACACACAAAGCGCCTCTTGCTCCTGTAGGATataatcaaagatccttgattactagcatcaaacacacacacacacacacacacacacacacacacagaaaaagatgTAGGATATAATTACTCGAGCGCTACAGAGGAGAATTGGATTTGTTTTTCTCAACTGTGCATGTTAAACAGCACTGGCAACCTTCCAAGCAACCTTCTCTGTCTTAGTATCTGAATTCAGTCGGCATACTGGCGTAATCACACGAGTCCTCTACTGGTCATTTGAGATTTAATGACCACTTCTCCACACGCGCCTTCAGAAGGCGACACACACCACCGCCGCTTATTAGGCATCGAAGAGAACAACGTGCGACGCTTGGGAAACGAGCGAAATTGGGCAATTCTGTTTGgagcccctccacacacacgcggCCGTGGAGTTAAGCCTTCTGGATAAGACGAGAAATTAATTAGCTTAACGGGAGCAATCGAGGCCGAGGCTCACCACTGTGCCCTCAGCTGAATTATTTATTACaacagaaggagaggagagagagagcagaggtgaagagagggagagggggatatatagagagagagagagagagagagagggggaggagatggagagagagagagagagagagagagagagagagagagcgagagaaaggggagggggatagagagaaagagtgaagggggatagagagagagggagggagagagagagagagaaaggggagggggatggagagaaagagtgaagggggatagagagaaagagtgaagggggatagagagagagagagagggaggatagagagagtgaaagtcAGAAAGACAGCAGTGGTTAGAaaatgtgagacagagagaagctgtctgtgagaacagagagaaagagtgagtgatataggacacacacacacacacacacacacacacacacacacacacacacacagaaaagaaagattactgtaatagagagagacaaactgaaagagagagagagggggagaaagaaagatgtattCTGGTAGGAAAagacagagatgagagagagagagagagagagagagaaacagaagagacagaaagagggtcGTCTTTTCAGCCTCCCCTGCGGTACTGCCCCCTGCGCCCCAGGTCAGTCCTTACTCTCCAGGAAGTCCAGCTGGCAGCCGGGCGTGCTGAGGCGCAGGAAGTTGAATCCGCGCGTGGGCTTGCAGCGCTGTGCAGGGAGAGCAGCGGAGGTGGACAGGCCCTGCAGCACACTGCTCTTCCCTGCCCCGTCCAGACCCAGCACCAGCACCTGCTTCTCCCgtcgctcctcctcctcctgagacgcacacacacacgcacacgcacgcacacacatacacaaacatacacacgcacacacatacacacacacacacacatacggcacAGTCAGGTAAGGGGTTagagggagtttgtgtgtgttgctatttcttatgtatgtgtgtgtgcatgtgcgtgtgggtATGTGACTATtaatgtctgtgtgggtgtttcCAGTTTGTTTTATGTTTCCATCAGAGTTTAAGTTATTTGCATCTGACAACAAAACCACTGTCTGATCACACCTTTATAGCAAGTCTGCAATAACTGCAGATATGCAAAGAAGACACAGACAGTCAGTGTGTATTCACGCGGTCCTATAAGCTTCACGTTAACAGCAAGACTCCAACTCACTCAGCTTTGAAAAGCTGCAACTTGTGTTTTGTCGTCGTCTGACATGGCCTATTTCTGCCAGTACTGCATGACTGATCTATTTTACATGATTGCTCTGCAGGAAACTAATTATTACCGTGTCAGAGAAGAGAAATGAACACCAGGCGCAACGCAGTTGCAACAGGTTTATTTGGCTACGCACATCCATTTGGGATACCCCACAGTGTTTTTTACATAATCGATTGAAAATGGAACTAGAACGTCACATGTTCTTGCTATTAAAGTTAGAAagaagtcttttttttctgagactACAATTTCTGATGTTGGATGACATAATGAAGCAATCCAGCCTTTTTCAGCACGCGTAAATGTAAAGGTTTATGGCCAAACATTTGGAGACGTTCTGGATCTGCCACTGCAGATACATCAATCGCATCTACGTCTGCTGAATCAACGAAGCATTTAAATGGTTCGTTGCGATAACCTTCCGACGTGGCTCTTTTCCCCGACTTCTTCCCGGTTGGTGTAGGGCTGGTTATGTTTTCCTTCCGTAAAACCCTATCAACATGTCAGAGAAGTTCCTTGAATCGATGCATTTCGTTCTGACAAGGTGgtttgctaacgttagtttAATTTTTCACCACCAGTAACACAAAAACGAAAGTGTTTTGAACAGAACGCAAAGACACTCACCTCGTGAATCGCGTAGTACTTCGTTTCTGGTGTCCATACTTGCCTCTTGAAAATATGACTCAGGACGATAAACAGCGCTGACCCAAACGCGGCCACCGCCGCGGTCAGCGCGATGGAGATGTGGCGGAGCAGAACCATGTGAGACACAGCTGGGCGGCGGTGGCACGCAGTCAGCTCGAGAATGCCAACTGCAAGGTTTCTAACCAAGGGTTGGTGAGACTATCGCTTCACGTGACCCTCCCTTGTTTGTGTTGACAGATATAAGACGCCTAGCAGCCGCGGTCCGACTGGTCAGCGACTATCGGCATCAGAGAAAAGAGGGAATTGGAAATGTCTCCAAGACGAATGGAAATGGGAAACTCGtctttaattaaataaaaactatTTCCAGACCCTTCGTCACTTAATGCATGTTGTTTATCTAGACCACAGATCATacactacagtaggctacctcaACTAATTAGATGATGTGATCAACACTCGTCTTTTGCCTGTAGTCTAATCAGCCGATCCTTCTCTTCTGCTGGGCTGAGTGGATGAATGGTCTGCATATATCAGGAGTGCTGTATAACTCGctcacacagcagcacagcgcCTACTGCCTATTCCCACAGCCAATGGCAtctcagaaataaataaaatctccGAGCACATGCTTGATAAACAGTAATTAACCTGGtctgagcgcacacacacacacgcgttatTTCAATATGGACTGATAGGTTGTTTCAATGGTTCCGTGGCCCTATAGCCTAAACCTGTTTCACATGTAGAGAGAAAGTTTGATGAATGATAATCATCATAATGATGGCCATAATGATCAGTGGGAGGCAGAGC
Encoded proteins:
- the arl10 gene encoding ADP-ribosylation factor-like 10; amino-acid sequence: MVLLRHISIALTAAVAAFGSALFIVLSHIFKRQVWTPETKYYAIHEEEEERREKQVLVLGLDGAGKSSVLQGLSTSAALPAQRCKPTRGFNFLRLSTPGCQLDFLEIGGAEDLRVYWADYLRRTHMLVYVVDSADRRRLPQARSELHRLLKADARLPVVVLGNKQDKPGAVSMPDLYDALSLASVSDARQVLLMPAQTGTNGQSGHHGLQSFQDMLLKL